In Coffea arabica cultivar ET-39 chromosome 9e, Coffea Arabica ET-39 HiFi, whole genome shotgun sequence, the genomic window aaaaaagaaagaaaactgccATTTTGCATCTGCATTTTTGCGGATGAAATGAGGAGAGGTTCGGATCCTATGCATCTCATGGTCCGTGAgcttgctccttttttttttcctttttccttttttcttttttccttttttttttcctaaaatttaGTGTAAAATGCTCTTAAATcgattaaaataaaatgagagacACGaaacataaacaaaataaaataaaataaaaacctaaaattgaatcaaataagtctaaaaatcaaaatttggtgtctacaataccGATGCTTCAAGAGAGGGGTTagggtgtgttttgatgcaagataggaatgtgattgcctaCGCATCTCGGAAGTTAAAGCCTCATGAGCAAAATTAtccaacccatgacttggagcttgCAACGGTCGTGTTTGCTTTGAAGAAGTGGCGGCATTATTTATACGGCGTGACATTTGAGGTATTCACAGATCATAAGAgacttaagtacttattttcccagaaggagctaaatctaagacaacgtcgatgggtggagttcttagaagactatgattgtacgattaactaccatccaggaaaagccaacgttgtagcagatgctttaagtcgcaaggctcaactagcaagttcAATGGTGGGAGAGTGGAGCTTGTTAGAGAATGTATGTGAATGGAACCCGCGTCTGGAGCCACAGAAagttatttttggaaatattgaggtgaaaTCGACACTGTTGGATCAGATTAAAAAGTGCCAAATGAAAGAACCAACGGTGCAGAAGTGGGTAGAAAGAGTGAAGAAGGGAGAGTTGCCCAACTTTAACCTAGGTTCTGATGAAATTTTAAAGTTTCGAAATCGCGTCGTTGTACCTAGGGATGAAGAATTAAAGAGGGAGATTTTGGAAGAATCCCACTGTTCTAGGTATATGGTGCATCCAGGTAGTGGTAAAATGTACCAGGATCTcaaaagtctgtattggtgggataatatgaaagCGAAGATTACTCAGTTTGTACAAAAGTGTCTTACGTGCCAACAAGTGAAGGCTGAACATAAAAAGCCGTCAGGTCtgttacagcctttagagatTCCTGAACGGAAGTGGGAGCATATAACGATGGATTTCGTATCGGAGTTACCAAGAATTCAAAAAGGTCATGATGCGATCTGGGTGATAGTGGACCGATTAACTAAGACCGCACATTTCTTGCcagtaaatatgaaatattttttggaaaaacttgacaAACTCTATATGGATAAAGTGGTGAGACTACATGGGGTACCAGTGAGTATCGTATCTGATAGAGACCCTAGATTTGTGTCTCGATTCTGGCAAAAATTGCAAGAGGCTCtagggactaagttgaactataGTACAGTGTATCATTCTCAAAtcgatggacaatctgagagaaccattcaaactcttgaagatatgctgagagcctgtattgtAGATTTTTGGGGGAGTTGGAGCCAATATTTAACCTTGGTTGAGTTCGCGTATAACAGTAGCtatcactcttctattcaaatggccccatatgaagcGTTGAATGGACGAAGGTTTCGATCGCCaatccattgggatgaagtaggagagagaaagattATTGATCCGGCTACAATACCGTGGGTTGAGAAAGCCTACGAAAGGGTAAAGGTGATTCGTCAGAGGCTTTAAACAGCCCAAAGcggacaaaagagttatgccgatcatcggaggaaggatttggaattcGAGATAGGAAATAAAGTGTTTTTTAGGATTACTCCCTTGAAAGGAAAGATTAAggcaggaaaagggaaaaaattgcAACCAAGATATATAGGACCTTTTAATATACTCCAGCGAATAGGAAAGGTGGCTTATCGACTAGAGCTACCAGCTAGCTTGTCTCGGATCCATGatgtttttcatgtttttttgcttaagaaatatcacccgGATCCGACACACATTTTGCCGCTAGAGGATATTGAACTGGACGAGTCATTAGCCTATGAGGAACGACCCATTCGAATATTAGACAGGAAGGTGAAGGacttgaggaacaagcagattccaCTAGTAAAGGTTCTATGGAAATACCATGAAGTGGAGGAAGCCACCTGGGAGCTAGAGAAGAACATTtgagagaagtatccagacctATTTACAgctaaaggtatgaatttcgagatcgaaattctcttaagggggagagagtgtgaggacttgcaaaattccttatatttttcgtaaaaatatccttttatttggaaatgattactttatattagccttactacccaatcaccccacaataagtgtaaatgaacatagaattaagggttttcccttttcgttttcaagttagcgcgaattaggatttttacgcctatccgtagtGTTACCATTCGGTACGGagggtggatcaaatttggtgattaagagtgagttttagatgatattaagtgtgtgattagaagtgagaataataagttagtgaattaaaagttaaaaccctagtatacgcgatttaaggaaaatcggttcGAACAGACgggtaccgttcactaccgattgaactcACCATTTGACCAGCATTTTTATCAAGTTAATGTCATTGTTATTAGAGCCTAAATATCAGTCCTAAATCTGATCTAAGTGGCCGAAATTTTTTACCCTAAAAacccaaggaaaagaaaaaaattgagatatGATCTTGTGTGGACAAGTGGCACTAATCCAAGAACCTTTGACCCAAACTCTGACTAAGCCTTAAAACCATCTTGGAgcttcattcttcttcattttcttcagcTTGTGGCCAAACCTAGGAGAGAAAGAACTTCAATTCCATCTTGAGTTTTGCTTGattgagtgagaaaacaagaaaaataaaccgattaaatctttcTTTGAGCACTTAGAAAGCTTGGTGTGCAAAAGGTTTacaaggagaggtggtggataaCTCTTACAAGCATCTTTGAgaggtatattggctgtccatcatctttagttcctttaatcttgcttaagttgctatataattcatatttttggtTGATTGATAGCTACAAaagtagttgtgatgatttttggagaattggtaAGTTATGGTTTTGTAATGTTTAgccatatttcttcttgtttagatagTATATGCTGTGAATAAGTGTAGACAAGGAGGTGAAGTAGTGATTTAAGCTAGTAAGGTGAAGTTATACCTTGAACTCCTTAAATTCCAGAAATGAAACTCTTCACTACCTTGTTCTGGccggttctgtttgaccatgagggaggctgaattaggcttagcacaaaacataaaagttgtagagaatgatattttatatctgtctataaaatttcaactcaatctgagtactgtagcatgccaaaagacaaaaatacccctgactgccataggtagagctttgtggccagttttgacatttcaccaatctggccgcatctgttcaccctgatccatactgaattagcatttgaccaaaacatagaagttatagtgctatgtcttagcttttcaacggcCTTGAAAACGCCTTAAtcggatttcggtagcctgagttattgtcgtttacgcatagtacggttaactagcccgaatgtgagactctggttctgtaatttgaaattttgacttggatacaccacgaactggattgagtggtcttcatcaaagttataggcctttatcttatcttcgaaacggtataaattgtaccccaatctgttaagcgtagcttcggttgtgccCGTTAAGCTAAGCGACggcaaatctatcttttgttttaggacttaaacttcatttccggatattttcctagtttgattttgtacttgtatgactttgagcctattgaacggctattgaaatgagatgattttgtgtgtgactttgggactgactgaggaaaagaatgaagccataaatggctgaaaaataggtaaatacaaaagggcgtgctgcccaaatttacgctcaagagCTAGGGAGATATACTTGCGAAttgagtaaggtttgagagTGAATATCGCCtgaactatctaggatatttgtgtcttcttttatcgagatatataagttagaattggCCGAAGTTGTACCattgggaaatgaaataacAACTACTAAAAATACGTCTTCCTCGTTCTTTTGACTCAAATGATATTTCCAAGTATCATTGCTACAAATTTTCCCAGTTTGAAAAGcaagcaagtgtttcacgaatattctccaaacaaatttcaattacttgattcttattgaacgaaacgtataagtttcgaaccttagtcgctTTTTCAAGttcttaaacaaagttttatcgcagatttggactccaaacccggagtacaaccCAGACGTGATCACTGAGACACTACATTTTAGtaagtgcttccaaatatctgattgaacttgacattGATGTGTAACACTTgtccaatgtgattacatgatatatataagtgaattgatagggcaagagtgtactttattgcacttgccctaatgtgatgtGTTCTTGTTCATCGATTGCAATTAACTTGCTATACATGCATATGAACtgtatcttgcctggaattccagaaatccggtggctagttagtcgagtcgagccggcaagggtctgatCGATTAGATAGCTAACCCTGGGtagttagtaatgtcgagtggagtgttatcttctcgactaatcggtatactcgagtattaccaccagtgtttattgtggagttcgggcccgataaggggtttggtcggtggacggagattagAGTTAAATGGGATTCTACTGGACTagtttcttacttgaaagttgatggagtgtcaactaccaatcgatcaagctatggtggagCCGATATATGAGCAACTGTATCCTTATATATGAAATGCGAAAAATTTATTGTTTGGCTATATGAAGTGTTGTTActcatttcttgacttgttttgctcgctatttcactattatgctactttactttatttgatggacaatttgatatttggaacatcactgagttttagctcactctattagttttgttttccttacaggggtacgagcgaagCGTGAggcgtgtacagactagcgtagtctagttattttgaattttgaattataCCCACGCtagcacccgactagggttgtgtgtacttgaattgtaaaccCGTTAATGTATTTGGACATGTATGAACCTTGTGGTTGAATCTGAGTActgttgtatatgtattaagTTGAAGGGATTGTGTTCTTTATTTTTCTACGTTTGCAAGTTATTTTCGCGAGCTTtacgtgagtgagtcctgatgagaggtgggcaggcagctcgctaaaccctagggtacgccctatggggaggtggggttgtcacagatTTCATCTTATAAATTCTTGCATTTAGAGTTTGATCTGTTACTTTAATTGTACGTGGCTTCCTACCCATGACCATCCCTTTCCCATAATATGCAACCATTTGCCCTTCCATTCCATCACATTCTCCCATTCATACCCTTTACTTCTCTATAGAccattctttctcttttctaacTTTATCCTTATTGGTTGCATCCATTTCTCCATTCTTTCTTACCTAATCAATTGGCCATCCCAACACCTTTAAATAGGCTGATAAGAGAGGTTTTTCCTTGAAAAGTAATGAGAGAGGTTGGAAGTAGAAGGAAAAGGTCCCTAAAATTAGAGAGAATGACAAGACACGATCGGATAAACTTGGGAGGAACGAGAGGGGAAGGATGAAGTGGTTCGATGAAGGAATGAGAAAATCGATCATTAGTAAGAGGAAGTAAGAAGTTAGGTAAAAGGAGGTAGTAGGCGAAGGTAGCTATGATAAAAAAAAGTTAGAGGATTTTGGAGGGTCTTGGATGTGTTTTCACAAAAGAGATAGGGCATGAGATAGGAGGGATAAAGGGGTAGCAGTAGGCAAAAATAGGAGAAGAGGGCATGGTTAAAGGTTACTAGGATGAGAGGTAGAAGCATGTGGTAGGTAAAGGAAGGCATatataagaagagaaaaaataaaGCACTGGCAATTGGGATGCGTCTTCATAGGAGTATGGGCAGAGATAGGAGGTCAGGTAAGGTAAAAAGAACTTGAGATATTCAAGTGGAGAAATAGTTTGGGTAGATTGTTATTGGTATTGAAGAGGGTGAGCGAGTAGAGAGAAGATAGAGGGTAAGGATTGGAATAGGTGGAGGATGAGCACTATAGTAGGTGTAAAGAGAGGAGGAAGAAATAGTGCTTGGATGAGAGGGTTAGATGGTTAGGGAAAGGAGAAATGGGCAAGGGGTGCAAGAGAAGGTGAGGTGAGAAAGATGGCAAGTGCTAGTAGAGTAAAGTTGTGGTAGGTTGTGAAGAGTCCCTTTGGAATAAGTGAGAGAAAATGACAAAAGTGAGGGAGGGAAAAAGGGattaaaattgcaaaaattagatATGGGATAAATCAAGAGAGAGTAGGACACGTAGAAAGGGGGAGAGGAGAGGCTAGGTGAGGTGAGAGTTGGGGTAGGGTAAGAAAAGGAAGGTGACAAATTCAACTAAAAGGCACAAGAGGCCTTAAAATTTAGTAGACATAGTCGCAGGGGTAGGCGGGAATAGGCTAAGGAGGGTTTAGGATAGGAGAAAAGAGGTGGGCATGGTTGAGATGAGAAAGGATAAGGATTGCCTACTTAGGAATATGGAAATGGAACCCACTACTATCCATTCATTCCATAATTATCTTCAACATACCTCAAAGAAATCAAATCAAGTACTTTTAAATAACCACATCCGTATAActaaattatttgaattttagAAAGAGGGAAGAAAAGGGAATGAGCAAGAGAAGGGTGAA contains:
- the LOC140014567 gene encoding uncharacterized protein, which translates into the protein MVGEWSLLENVCEWNPRLEPQKVIFGNIEVKSTLLDQIKKCQMKEPTVQKWVERVKKGELPNFNLGSDEILKFRNRVVVPRDEELKREILEESHCSRYMVHPGSGKMYQDLKSLYWWDNMKAKITQFVQKCLTCQQVKAEHKKPSGLLQPLEIPERKWEHITMDFVSELPRIQKGHDAIWKYHPDPTHILPLEDIELDESLAYEERPIRILDRKVKDLRNKQIPLVKVLWKYHEVEEATWELEKNI